In the genome of Myxococcales bacterium, one region contains:
- a CDS encoding GNAT family N-acetyltransferase → MTTSTLEIRAARPEDAATVLGFIRELAEYEREPAAVETTAATLEEQLARANPPFECLLAELNGKACGFALFFSNYSTWRGQSGIYLEDLFVPESRRGEGIGKALLTAVARIAVQRGCPRMEWAVLDWNQPAIDFYRSLGAVPMAEWTTFRLTGAALQRVGSS, encoded by the coding sequence GTGACCACGAGCACGCTCGAGATCCGAGCGGCCCGGCCCGAGGACGCCGCCACGGTGCTGGGTTTCATCCGCGAATTGGCCGAATACGAGCGCGAGCCTGCGGCAGTCGAGACCACAGCCGCCACCCTCGAGGAGCAGCTGGCCCGGGCAAATCCGCCCTTCGAATGTCTGCTCGCGGAGCTGAACGGGAAAGCCTGCGGGTTCGCGCTGTTCTTCAGCAACTACTCGACCTGGCGCGGGCAGAGCGGCATCTACTTGGAGGACCTGTTCGTCCCCGAATCCCGGCGGGGCGAAGGGATTGGCAAAGCGCTGCTCACGGCTGTCGCACGCATCGCAGTGCAGCGCGGCTGCCCCCGCATGGAGTGGGCGGTACTCGACTGGAACCAACCCGCGATTGACTTCTATCGATCACTCGGCGCCGTACCCATGGCCGAGTGGACCACCTTTCGCCTGACCG
- a CDS encoding DUF4339 domain-containing protein, translating to MAFEVHCSKCSARFTLPKDLYERKVKGKVVTVRCKKCRADISVDGTRVDSKTSAALDLTPTVPLTEPSVLPPVEGLWVVSFADDDDRELTVGQLKKAFEGGEINTETLVWNTSLDEWRSIAEVPELVELLGASGLGAGGFLGTGVAVVPGANEVIGDDEIGPFRSVGQGTMSEHGEHEAAAEPDAAKATPADEKASEAPTAEPPKVIEGTPTVPLTTPKPSAPAADKDEGPSSRPDSSSKAPAKPARKLPSAPPKVRPAWLSEPPKKPATEDPDLPEGEEAAPSSGTPDLRSLMTGSIVPPEDAQRDQDEKASEDIFAIGGGGIAAALPTIDLTNIDPSPPSSARSAKRKRDDDEPASSQRGGAKSKRPPGTKTKTKRPPAPSDRNAKPRATPPAAEEEKSGSPLVWIGIAGLAAVAVYWFFLRSPERPPEPTPTPTPESPAMTAPPTPSLTAEPTPTTPDAAGPAEDATAPTTEEPVAKEEKPVAKEEKPTGKEEPPTGKEEKPTGKEEKPTGKEEKPTGKEEKPAPTGGDVSMAAPFDANAARASLTSAAGAASGCRKEGDPSGTATVVVTFAPSGRVTTANISGPPYAGTKTGGCIASAMRSAKVPAFSGDHVTVSKTVVIQ from the coding sequence ATGGCTTTCGAGGTCCACTGCAGCAAATGCAGCGCCCGCTTCACCCTCCCGAAGGATTTGTACGAGCGGAAGGTGAAGGGGAAGGTCGTAACGGTACGCTGCAAAAAGTGCCGCGCCGACATCTCCGTCGATGGCACCCGTGTCGACTCGAAGACGAGCGCAGCGCTCGACCTGACGCCCACCGTCCCGCTGACCGAGCCGAGCGTGTTGCCACCCGTCGAAGGGTTGTGGGTCGTCAGCTTCGCCGATGACGACGACCGCGAGCTCACCGTCGGACAATTGAAGAAGGCATTCGAGGGTGGCGAGATCAACACGGAGACGCTGGTGTGGAATACCAGCTTGGACGAGTGGCGAAGCATCGCCGAGGTTCCAGAGCTCGTCGAGCTGCTCGGCGCTTCTGGGCTGGGTGCGGGCGGATTCTTGGGCACGGGCGTCGCGGTGGTCCCCGGTGCCAACGAGGTGATCGGCGACGACGAGATCGGCCCCTTCCGCAGCGTCGGGCAGGGCACGATGTCGGAGCACGGTGAGCACGAGGCTGCGGCCGAGCCAGATGCGGCAAAAGCGACGCCCGCTGACGAGAAGGCCAGCGAAGCACCCACCGCCGAGCCGCCGAAGGTGATCGAAGGCACGCCGACCGTTCCACTCACCACACCCAAGCCGAGTGCGCCAGCCGCCGACAAAGATGAAGGCCCATCATCCCGACCCGACAGCAGCTCGAAAGCCCCGGCCAAGCCCGCGCGGAAGTTGCCGTCCGCGCCACCGAAAGTCCGTCCCGCGTGGCTGAGTGAGCCCCCGAAGAAACCAGCCACCGAGGATCCCGATCTGCCGGAGGGCGAAGAGGCGGCCCCTTCGAGCGGAACGCCCGATCTTCGCAGCCTGATGACAGGCTCGATCGTGCCACCGGAGGATGCGCAGCGGGACCAAGACGAGAAGGCTTCCGAGGATATTTTCGCGATCGGCGGCGGCGGTATTGCCGCTGCATTGCCGACCATCGACCTGACGAATATCGACCCTTCCCCGCCATCCAGCGCGAGATCAGCGAAGCGAAAGCGCGACGACGACGAGCCAGCATCGAGCCAACGGGGGGGCGCGAAGTCGAAGCGACCTCCCGGCACGAAGACCAAGACCAAGCGCCCACCTGCCCCGAGCGATCGCAACGCAAAACCGAGGGCAACCCCACCGGCTGCCGAAGAAGAGAAGAGCGGGAGCCCGCTCGTTTGGATCGGCATCGCCGGCCTAGCCGCCGTGGCGGTGTATTGGTTCTTCCTGCGGAGCCCCGAGCGGCCCCCCGAGCCCACTCCCACGCCGACCCCCGAGTCGCCCGCCATGACCGCGCCGCCAACGCCATCGCTCACCGCGGAGCCGACACCGACGACACCCGACGCAGCAGGGCCGGCCGAAGACGCTACGGCACCAACGACCGAAGAGCCCGTTGCGAAGGAAGAGAAACCCGTCGCCAAGGAAGAAAAGCCAACCGGCAAGGAAGAACCTCCCACCGGCAAAGAAGAGAAGCCAACCGGCAAAGAGGAGAAGCCAACCGGCAAAGAGGAGAAGCCAACCGGCAAGGAGGAGAAGCCCGCACCGACGGGTGGAGACGTCTCCATGGCGGCTCCCTTCGATGCCAACGCCGCTCGGGCGTCGCTCACGTCTGCGGCGGGCGCGGCGTCTGGCTGCCGCAAAGAAGGGGATCCGTCCGGCACGGCAACCGTCGTCGTGACGTTCGCACCATCCGGCCGCGTCACCACCGCAAACATCAGCGGGCCTCCGTACGCTGGTACGAAGACGGGAGGCTGCATCGCATCGGCAATGCGCAGCGCCAAGGTCCCTGCCTTCTCCGGTGACCATGTAACGGTCAGCAAGACCGTCGTCATCCAGTGA
- the pgeF gene encoding peptidoglycan editing factor PgeF, giving the protein MEAEFLTSSLLSNAGFTHAFFTRNGGVSPPPYASLSFSVSAGDSPDNVRENLVRAARILSVEPEKLFYLSQVHGRVLREVDGHSDCRGMLDTEGDALGSSDPSVACGVRSADCVPVLMADRRSGRVAAVHAGWRGVVAGAVESGVDWLKAGASGQADLVAAIGPHISVASFEVSVEVAAELAGVSPDPGVVHSEFGAKPHVDLRALVRAKLLSAGVSPGSVDDVAGCTVLDAARFFSFRRDGARSGRHLSAIVARRLLG; this is encoded by the coding sequence ATGGAAGCCGAATTCCTTACGAGCTCGCTGCTGAGCAATGCCGGGTTTACCCACGCTTTCTTCACGAGAAATGGTGGAGTCTCGCCGCCGCCGTACGCTTCGCTCAGTTTTTCCGTCAGCGCGGGCGACAGTCCGGACAATGTTCGCGAGAACCTGGTGCGCGCCGCGCGGATCCTGTCCGTGGAGCCAGAGAAGCTCTTCTACCTGTCACAGGTTCACGGCAGAGTACTGCGCGAGGTCGATGGGCATTCGGACTGCCGAGGCATGCTCGATACGGAGGGGGACGCGCTCGGCTCGAGCGACCCCAGCGTGGCTTGCGGCGTGCGCTCCGCGGACTGCGTTCCGGTATTGATGGCCGATCGACGCTCGGGCCGCGTGGCGGCGGTCCACGCTGGCTGGCGCGGTGTGGTGGCCGGGGCCGTGGAATCTGGGGTGGATTGGCTGAAGGCGGGGGCATCAGGGCAAGCCGATCTCGTTGCCGCGATCGGGCCTCACATTTCCGTGGCCAGCTTCGAAGTGTCCGTAGAAGTCGCCGCGGAACTGGCCGGCGTTTCGCCCGACCCGGGGGTCGTGCATTCTGAATTTGGGGCGAAACCCCACGTGGATCTGCGCGCCTTGGTTCGGGCCAAACTGTTGAGCGCCGGGGTTTCGCCGGGGTCTGTGGACGACGTGGCAGGCTGCACCGTGCTCGATGCGGCCAGGTTCTTCTCCTTTCGACGCGATGGCGCCCGGAGCGGACGGCACCTCTCGGCGATCGTGGCGCGAAGGCTGCTCGGCTGA
- a CDS encoding serine/threonine protein kinase, producing the protein MRPSDPFIGREILGGQFRVLQKIGTGGMGSVYKAEQPAMNRMVAIKILHPKLANRKDLTSRFRREARAMSQLSHPNTVKVFMYGELEEDDSLYIVMEMLEGRNLNQTVRKEGPMGVERAIPVLISVCGALHEAHEMGIVHRDLKPENIFLCAQGGVKDFPKVLDFGLAKVTERQMRPGSIILTQEGMVFGTPEFMSPEQAQGKTLDARSDLYSLAAILYEVLTGKLPFNAKTPMEYIQKHVMEPPIPLNERVPGRSFPKGLEDVIARALAKKPEDRFQTASEFAAALAPYADPSSERLLPVSSAAAAPLPSAPAQSANPNSQTLRAPAQAGPGAGMLIGVAAACLVLGVVIAVVAMKFLVK; encoded by the coding sequence ATGCGGCCCAGCGATCCCTTCATCGGTCGAGAAATTCTCGGCGGGCAATTCCGGGTCCTCCAAAAGATCGGCACCGGCGGGATGGGGTCCGTCTACAAGGCCGAGCAGCCGGCAATGAACCGGATGGTGGCGATCAAGATCCTCCATCCGAAACTGGCGAACCGCAAGGATCTGACTTCGCGTTTCCGGCGCGAAGCCCGGGCGATGAGCCAGCTCAGTCACCCCAACACCGTGAAGGTGTTCATGTACGGCGAGCTCGAAGAAGACGACTCGCTCTACATCGTCATGGAGATGCTCGAGGGGCGGAACCTCAATCAGACGGTGCGCAAGGAGGGGCCGATGGGGGTGGAGCGCGCCATCCCAGTGTTGATCTCGGTGTGCGGCGCGCTGCATGAGGCCCACGAGATGGGTATCGTTCATCGTGACCTCAAGCCGGAAAATATCTTCCTGTGCGCGCAGGGCGGGGTGAAAGATTTCCCCAAGGTACTCGACTTCGGGTTGGCGAAGGTCACCGAGCGTCAGATGCGCCCCGGATCGATCATCTTGACCCAAGAGGGAATGGTCTTCGGCACTCCTGAATTCATGTCGCCCGAGCAGGCGCAAGGCAAGACCCTGGACGCGCGCAGTGACCTCTACTCACTGGCGGCAATTCTGTACGAAGTCCTGACGGGCAAGCTGCCGTTCAACGCCAAGACGCCGATGGAGTACATCCAGAAGCACGTCATGGAGCCGCCCATCCCGCTGAACGAGCGGGTTCCCGGCCGCAGCTTCCCCAAGGGGCTAGAAGACGTGATCGCCAGGGCGCTGGCGAAAAAGCCCGAGGATCGCTTCCAGACCGCGTCGGAGTTCGCCGCCGCGCTTGCCCCCTACGCGGATCCGAGCTCCGAGCGCCTGCTCCCGGTCTCGAGCGCCGCGGCTGCTCCTCTGCCTTCCGCGCCGGCCCAGTCCGCGAACCCAAACTCCCAGACGCTGCGGGCGCCCGCCCAGGCAGGGCCGGGGGCCGGCATGCTGATCGGCGTCGCCGCCGCGTGTCTGGTCCTGGGGGTTGTCATTGCCGTCGTAGCGATGAAATTCCTCGTGAAATGA
- a CDS encoding transglycosylase domain-containing protein, with the protein MLRRITKWLKRLALCAVVLAVVGAGSVYGVIRYHEADLPSVEQLRSSYSPPQVTRVLARDGSTLASVFTERRTVVALADVSDVAKLAFLAAEDASFYEHKGLDYFGMLRALAANLRAGRTVQGGSTITQQVVKNLLLEPERTYRRKIRETILSRRLEQQLTKDEIFALYLNHIYLGHGRYGIEEAARFYFGKKAAQLDLPEAALLAGLVASPERYSPRKNPTLTEERRRYVLGQMLAKGFVTAELHAEASAAPIRLAPASEGESELAPEVVAHVSKLLENLVGERARRGGYTVSTTIDPTLQAAARQAVRKNLQRHAERQKLEPPHTATKRRLFGAPFEGSPRPFHAYVGRVTRLDDKAGTVDVQLGSVVGRVQLTHEERFNPKHLPPSEFTREGALLRASVGALPEGTEPVPARLELGPESSLVAIEPRTRQVLALIGSYEAISGGLDRATRARRQPGSAFKPFVYGYALHSRRFTVATMLALPASKDGKLGERSESVRAAIAQSDNAAAERLLSEVGAANVVEWARAAGIESRLEPTPSLALGAYEITPLEAANAYATFASGGQFAAPVLVTKIVGPDGKKIPLPSAPPSRRVMNEDEAYLVTSLLTSVVKDGTAKRALSLGRPVAGKTGTTNEAKDAWFIGYSTDIVCATWVGFDDAIPLGWGESGAMTALPAFIDFMKVAHDKKPATEFPRPTGIITVRVDPATGLLARPEQEDAKDEVFLDGTAPSEVAELDAGVDAAPEASAVADDDGGAALDPEAVQAGQAPGEPPEPKEPTPKEPAGQGDSGPTPELPPF; encoded by the coding sequence ATGCTCCGGCGCATCACGAAGTGGCTGAAACGACTGGCGCTCTGCGCCGTCGTGCTGGCCGTGGTCGGCGCGGGCAGTGTGTACGGCGTGATCCGCTATCACGAGGCGGATCTGCCGAGCGTCGAGCAGCTGAGGTCGAGTTACTCCCCTCCGCAGGTCACCCGCGTGCTTGCCCGCGACGGGTCGACGCTGGCGAGTGTGTTCACCGAACGCCGCACCGTGGTGGCTCTCGCCGACGTCTCCGACGTGGCGAAGCTTGCATTCTTGGCTGCTGAGGACGCCAGCTTCTACGAACACAAGGGGCTGGACTACTTCGGCATGTTGCGCGCGCTCGCGGCAAACTTGCGGGCGGGCCGCACGGTTCAGGGCGGCAGCACGATCACGCAGCAAGTCGTGAAGAATCTGTTGCTAGAACCCGAGCGTACGTACCGGCGCAAGATCCGCGAGACGATCCTGTCCCGCCGGTTGGAGCAGCAGCTGACCAAGGACGAGATCTTCGCTCTCTACTTGAACCACATCTACCTCGGGCATGGCCGCTACGGCATCGAGGAGGCTGCGCGTTTCTACTTTGGGAAGAAGGCAGCGCAGCTCGACTTGCCCGAAGCAGCGCTGCTCGCCGGGCTGGTCGCCTCTCCGGAACGTTATTCACCCCGCAAGAATCCGACTCTCACCGAGGAGCGGCGCCGCTACGTGCTCGGGCAGATGCTTGCCAAGGGTTTTGTGACCGCCGAGCTGCATGCCGAGGCCTCCGCCGCGCCGATTCGGTTGGCGCCTGCGTCCGAGGGTGAGTCGGAGCTGGCGCCCGAGGTCGTCGCGCATGTGTCGAAGCTGCTCGAGAACCTGGTGGGTGAGCGCGCGCGGCGGGGCGGCTACACGGTGAGCACGACCATCGACCCAACACTGCAGGCAGCAGCGCGGCAGGCCGTGCGCAAGAACCTGCAGCGTCACGCCGAACGCCAGAAGCTCGAGCCGCCGCATACCGCCACGAAACGCCGGCTGTTCGGGGCTCCTTTCGAGGGCAGCCCGAGGCCGTTTCACGCCTACGTGGGGCGCGTGACGCGACTCGATGACAAGGCGGGCACCGTCGATGTTCAGCTCGGCAGTGTGGTTGGCAGGGTCCAGCTCACTCACGAAGAGCGGTTCAATCCGAAACATCTGCCACCCAGTGAGTTCACCCGCGAAGGCGCGCTCTTGCGAGCCAGCGTCGGCGCACTGCCGGAAGGTACCGAGCCTGTGCCGGCCCGGCTCGAGCTCGGACCCGAGAGCAGTCTCGTCGCGATCGAGCCGAGGACTCGCCAGGTGCTGGCGCTAATCGGTAGCTATGAGGCGATTTCGGGTGGACTCGATCGGGCGACGCGGGCGCGCCGACAACCGGGGTCGGCGTTCAAACCGTTCGTCTATGGATACGCGCTGCACTCTCGGCGCTTCACCGTTGCGACGATGCTCGCGCTACCGGCGTCGAAGGACGGCAAGCTCGGGGAGCGGAGTGAGAGTGTGCGTGCGGCGATCGCGCAGAGCGACAACGCCGCCGCCGAACGCCTCTTGTCGGAGGTCGGGGCGGCAAACGTGGTGGAGTGGGCTCGAGCGGCCGGCATCGAATCGCGGCTCGAGCCGACGCCGAGTCTCGCGCTGGGCGCCTACGAGATCACACCTTTGGAGGCCGCAAACGCCTACGCTACGTTTGCGAGTGGGGGACAATTCGCGGCTCCGGTCCTGGTCACGAAGATCGTCGGCCCGGACGGGAAGAAGATCCCTCTACCGTCTGCTCCGCCCTCACGCCGCGTCATGAACGAGGATGAGGCGTACTTGGTCACGAGTTTGCTCACCAGTGTGGTCAAGGACGGCACGGCCAAGCGCGCTCTCTCGCTGGGGCGACCCGTGGCCGGCAAGACGGGCACGACCAACGAGGCGAAAGACGCCTGGTTCATCGGATATTCAACCGACATCGTGTGTGCGACCTGGGTCGGCTTCGACGACGCAATTCCGCTCGGCTGGGGTGAGTCGGGTGCAATGACCGCGCTGCCGGCCTTCATCGACTTCATGAAGGTCGCGCACGACAAGAAGCCGGCGACCGAATTCCCGCGCCCGACCGGCATCATCACGGTGCGCGTCGATCCCGCGACGGGCCTCCTGGCGCGCCCCGAACAGGAGGACGCGAAGGACGAAGTCTTTCTGGACGGGACTGCGCCTTCGGAAGTGGCGGAGCTCGACGCCGGTGTGGACGCGGCGCCCGAGGCCTCGGCGGTCGCCGACGATGACGGAGGCGCTGCCCTGGACCCGGAGGCAGTGCAGGCGGGCCAAGCACCCGGCGAGCCCCCAGAGCCCAAGGAACCCACACCCAAGGAGCCGGCCGGCCAAGGCGATTCCGGACCCACTCCGGAGCTGCCGCCGTTCTGA
- a CDS encoding ferredoxin family protein, producing MTFVVTDNCKGCRFTDCVAVCPVDCFHGDDEMLYIDPDECIDCGACVPECPVEAIYDETQLPDDQKGWQQINADIAKGLPVVNEKGDALAGAEDRKKQLGF from the coding sequence ATGACGTTCGTCGTCACCGATAACTGCAAAGGGTGTCGTTTCACGGACTGCGTTGCGGTCTGTCCGGTGGACTGCTTCCACGGAGACGACGAGATGCTCTACATCGACCCGGACGAGTGCATCGACTGCGGCGCCTGTGTGCCCGAGTGCCCGGTCGAGGCGATCTACGACGAGACGCAGCTGCCCGACGATCAGAAGGGCTGGCAGCAGATCAACGCGGACATCGCCAAGGGTCTCCCGGTGGTGAACGAGAAGGGCGACGCGCTTGCCGGCGCCGAGGACCGCAAGAAGCAACTCGGTTTCTGA
- a CDS encoding threonylcarbamoyl-AMP synthase, whose translation MIVEINAEHPEPRKIRRAVDALEAGEIIAYPTDTVYGLGCDLFNKKAVEKLYQLKGLARDQKLAFVCSDISDAAKYAVLHDEVFRAIKRHLPGPYVFILEATREVPKIVHLPRKTVGVRIPNHAVPLAIVRELGRPIISSTAARHGAEGSPDPHEIDDEFPGLALVLDAGPGGLQPTSVIDLTGPTPVVVREGAGDVSAFRD comes from the coding sequence ATGATCGTCGAGATCAACGCCGAGCACCCCGAACCGCGAAAGATCCGCCGCGCGGTCGATGCGCTCGAGGCCGGTGAGATCATCGCGTATCCGACCGACACGGTCTACGGACTCGGCTGCGATCTCTTCAACAAGAAGGCCGTCGAGAAGTTGTATCAACTCAAAGGGCTCGCTCGCGATCAGAAGCTCGCCTTCGTGTGCTCGGACATCAGCGACGCCGCGAAGTATGCAGTGCTTCACGATGAGGTGTTTCGCGCCATCAAGCGGCATTTGCCCGGGCCCTACGTGTTCATTCTCGAAGCCACGCGTGAAGTCCCCAAGATCGTGCATTTGCCGCGCAAGACCGTAGGTGTGCGCATCCCGAATCACGCGGTTCCGTTGGCGATCGTGCGAGAGCTCGGGCGGCCCATCATCTCGAGCACCGCCGCGCGACACGGCGCCGAGGGCAGCCCGGATCCTCACGAGATCGACGACGAGTTCCCAGGCCTGGCCCTCGTCTTGGACGCTGGCCCGGGCGGACTCCAACCGACGAGTGTCATCGATCTCACGGGCCCCACGCCGGTGGTCGTCCGCGAGGGCGCCGGCGACGTGTCCGCGTTCCGTGACTGA
- a CDS encoding beta-galactosidase: MQSPRPRSRPRAEGRVELAPEGLRIGGEVVPLHAAAVHYWRLDPRDWRAALEATKSLGFRLIDVYVPWGVHEIGPGTFDFGRLADERDVAAFVELIGELELYCILRPGPHINAELTGFGLPERVIWDAECQARSPHGNPVVLPVPPLAFPVPSYASETFHSEVARWFHAVGEELARFVYPHGSIVLTQVDNEGALYFRDGVYDQDWHPDSLRKYRRFLQARYEKVAALRQAHRDEHATFTRIEPPKRFDAKHADELAPHLDWAEWQEQMLADSFALMKDHLLAAGLGGVPTSHNLPLSEGATPLDPERIGKVVDLLGLDYYHAASAPQRSEIARRTTDLAERCRARGHSAFACELGAGFPPFFPPLTERDNAFSVLTALAYGLRGFNAYMVVDRDRWVGAPIDSRGKLRPSAELWRKLLAALDRTRFFELSRHAAVHIVVPRSFRRLSRVCHAFGPLSAALFQVLGGGTQEACFEDELGLGSPVVIDTERFARQLEHTLELARIPYAIVGGDLLEHALTHARWSVVVSTGALDVDLCQAIEQAWQRGAPLSLGPYLPTRDASFQMLRTPVGLPAGVTRVPSLLGLGAEALAETVADAKTKLELPALTASPAELLTTVHVDRQGVARVLFVINPTEWAVEAKLGACGAKIAADALDGERFNESGGEFALTVSGRSVRMLELSHSD, translated from the coding sequence ATGCAGAGCCCACGCCCGCGATCGCGCCCGCGCGCCGAAGGTCGTGTGGAGCTGGCGCCTGAAGGCCTGCGCATCGGGGGTGAGGTCGTCCCACTCCACGCGGCGGCTGTTCACTACTGGCGCCTCGATCCCCGAGACTGGCGCGCCGCTCTGGAAGCCACCAAGAGCCTCGGCTTCCGGCTGATCGATGTGTACGTGCCGTGGGGCGTGCACGAGATCGGACCGGGCACCTTCGACTTCGGCAGGCTGGCGGACGAGCGCGACGTCGCCGCGTTCGTCGAGCTGATCGGCGAGCTCGAGCTCTACTGCATCTTGCGCCCCGGCCCGCACATCAACGCCGAGCTGACGGGGTTTGGACTTCCGGAGCGCGTGATCTGGGACGCGGAGTGCCAGGCGCGCTCACCCCACGGCAACCCCGTCGTGCTACCGGTACCGCCGCTGGCGTTTCCGGTCCCGAGCTACGCGAGTGAGACCTTTCACTCGGAAGTGGCGCGCTGGTTTCATGCCGTCGGGGAAGAGCTCGCGCGGTTCGTCTACCCGCACGGATCCATCGTGCTCACGCAGGTCGATAACGAAGGTGCGCTCTACTTTCGCGACGGCGTCTACGATCAGGACTGGCACCCGGACTCTCTGCGCAAGTATCGGCGATTCTTGCAAGCTCGCTACGAGAAGGTCGCTGCCCTGCGCCAGGCTCATCGGGACGAACACGCGACCTTCACCCGCATCGAGCCGCCGAAGCGCTTCGATGCAAAACACGCGGACGAGCTCGCCCCGCACCTCGACTGGGCCGAGTGGCAGGAGCAAATGCTGGCCGACTCGTTTGCGCTCATGAAGGACCATCTGCTGGCGGCGGGGCTCGGTGGGGTGCCCACCTCACACAACCTTCCGCTCAGCGAGGGTGCCACGCCCCTGGACCCCGAGCGCATTGGCAAGGTCGTCGACCTGCTGGGGCTCGACTACTACCACGCGGCTTCCGCGCCCCAGCGCAGCGAGATTGCGCGGCGCACCACTGATCTCGCCGAGCGCTGCCGCGCCCGCGGACACTCAGCCTTTGCCTGTGAGCTGGGCGCGGGCTTCCCGCCATTCTTCCCGCCGCTGACCGAGCGCGACAATGCCTTCTCAGTGCTGACCGCCCTGGCCTACGGCCTGCGCGGCTTCAACGCCTACATGGTCGTGGACCGCGACCGCTGGGTCGGTGCGCCCATCGATAGCCGGGGCAAGCTCCGGCCATCGGCGGAGCTGTGGCGGAAGTTGCTCGCGGCGCTCGACCGCACGCGCTTCTTCGAGCTGTCCCGTCACGCGGCGGTGCACATCGTCGTACCGCGAAGTTTCCGCCGTCTGTCTCGAGTGTGCCACGCGTTCGGTCCGCTCAGCGCCGCGCTGTTCCAGGTGCTCGGCGGAGGCACACAGGAGGCCTGCTTCGAGGACGAGCTCGGGCTCGGTTCGCCAGTCGTGATCGACACCGAGCGCTTCGCGCGCCAGCTCGAACACACGCTCGAGCTCGCGCGCATTCCGTACGCCATCGTGGGCGGTGACCTGCTCGAGCACGCGCTAACCCACGCGCGTTGGAGCGTCGTTGTCTCGACGGGCGCCCTCGACGTGGATCTCTGCCAGGCCATCGAGCAGGCGTGGCAGCGGGGCGCACCGCTCTCGCTCGGGCCCTACCTCCCTACCCGCGACGCCAGCTTTCAAATGCTACGGACCCCCGTCGGGTTGCCCGCTGGCGTGACCCGTGTTCCGTCGCTGCTCGGGCTCGGCGCCGAGGCCCTGGCGGAGACCGTCGCCGATGCCAAGACAAAGCTCGAGCTCCCCGCGCTCACCGCATCCCCGGCCGAGCTCTTGACCACGGTTCATGTCGATCGACAGGGCGTGGCGCGAGTGCTGTTCGTGATCAACCCAACGGAGTGGGCGGTCGAAGCCAAGCTCGGCGCATGCGGCGCAAAAATCGCGGCCGATGCCCTCGATGGGGAGCGCTTCAATGAAAGTGGCGGTGAATTTGCGCTGACGGTGAGCGGGCGCTCGGTGCGCATGCTGGAGCTTTCTCACAGCGATTGA